Proteins from one Chlorogloeopsis sp. ULAP01 genomic window:
- a CDS encoding RDD family protein translates to MHIFNRIKYQTPESVELEFVLAGIGSRAWALLIDYHVLALIFITFISAWLLISVQLIDWLTNIFNSEKVGIWLYAIALLINYFIYTGYFVFFETIWQGQTPGKRIAKIRVLKDNGRPIGLQQAALRALLRPIDDTLFLGTFFIIFGRREKRVGDWVAGTIVIQAQPPSISKNFTISEQAKLICQELLETANVSAMLPDDFAVIREYLLRRKGMSQKGRESVALRLAKQVQTIINLEKLPERVSPELFLEAIYLAYQQSSNFGQ, encoded by the coding sequence ATGCATATTTTTAATCGTATTAAATACCAAACTCCAGAAAGTGTAGAATTAGAATTTGTTTTAGCAGGAATAGGCAGTCGTGCTTGGGCATTACTAATTGATTATCATGTTTTGGCTTTAATTTTTATTACCTTCATCAGTGCATGGTTATTAATTTCAGTACAACTAATAGATTGGTTAACAAATATTTTTAATAGTGAAAAAGTTGGTATTTGGCTATATGCGATCGCTTTATTAATCAATTATTTTATTTACACAGGATATTTTGTCTTTTTTGAGACAATATGGCAAGGGCAAACTCCCGGCAAACGCATAGCCAAAATTCGTGTTCTTAAAGACAACGGACGTCCGATTGGATTGCAGCAAGCAGCCCTACGTGCTTTACTGCGACCTATAGACGATACCTTATTTTTGGGTACATTTTTTATTATTTTTGGTCGTCGTGAAAAGCGTGTGGGCGATTGGGTAGCTGGTACAATTGTCATCCAAGCTCAACCACCTTCTATATCCAAAAATTTTACTATTTCTGAACAGGCAAAGTTAATATGTCAAGAATTGCTAGAAACAGCAAATGTATCAGCAATGTTACCTGATGATTTTGCCGTAATTCGTGAGTATTTGCTCAGACGTAAAGGAATGTCACAAAAAGGAAGGGAGTCAGTAGCTCTGCGACTAGCCAAGCAAGTTCAAACTATTATTAATTTAGAAAAATTACCAGAACGTGTTAGCCCTGAACTATTTTTAGAAGCTATTTACCTTGCGTATCAACAATCTTCAAATTTTGGTCAATAG
- a CDS encoding DUF975 domain-containing protein produces the protein MSFNHGSYSPLQPLSIGNVVSTGFLLYRSHLKKYFLLALKAYVWLFVPIYGWAKFFALTALISRLAFAELVNQPESIPSGQRFVNSKLWQYLITMLLMLLLGVGIVIGIVILFLVFSILSALLVGGIGQQANPTAYNIFGLIAIVFMFLIIVAILWLMTRFYLVEVPLSIEDNINSTSTISRSWELTQGYVWRILSISLIGFLITIPIQIFTQIISFILQGIFAPLIRQEPIIFGLIFFVLTIILSFGSGAVILPFWQALKAVVYYDIRSRKEGLGLKLREQDI, from the coding sequence ATGTCTTTTAATCACGGTTCTTATAGCCCTCTACAACCATTAAGTATAGGTAATGTCGTCAGTACAGGATTTTTACTATATCGTTCTCATCTAAAGAAATATTTCTTACTTGCTCTCAAAGCTTATGTGTGGCTTTTTGTTCCAATTTATGGTTGGGCAAAGTTTTTTGCCCTCACAGCTCTAATTTCCCGTTTAGCATTTGCCGAGTTGGTTAATCAACCTGAAAGTATTCCCTCTGGCCAGCGTTTTGTTAATTCTAAGTTATGGCAGTATCTAATTACGATGCTGTTAATGTTACTTTTAGGTGTGGGAATTGTTATTGGTATTGTAATTTTATTTTTAGTTTTTAGTATTTTATCAGCATTACTAGTTGGTGGGATAGGTCAACAAGCAAATCCAACTGCATATAACATCTTTGGTTTAATAGCTATTGTATTTATGTTTTTGATAATTGTAGCTATTTTATGGTTAATGACACGGTTTTATTTAGTGGAAGTTCCTCTTTCTATTGAAGATAATATTAACAGCACGTCAACAATATCTAGAAGCTGGGAGTTAACTCAAGGTTATGTATGGCGAATTCTTTCTATTTCACTAATTGGATTTTTAATTACAATACCTATTCAGATATTTACGCAAATTATTAGCTTTATTCTACAGGGAATCTTTGCACCTCTTATTAGACAGGAACCTATAATTTTTGGTCTGATTTTTTTTGTATTAACCATAATTTTAAGCTTTGGTAGTGGAGCAGTTATTTTACCATTTTGGCAAGCTCTGAAAGCTGTGGTTTACTATGATATTAGAAGTCGTAAAGAAGGTTTAGGTTTAAAGTTACGAGAACAAGATATTTAA